One genomic region from Cydia amplana chromosome Z, ilCydAmpl1.1, whole genome shotgun sequence encodes:
- the LOC134661434 gene encoding uncharacterized protein LOC134661434 — translation MWRAVLYSSAIIVILVSHLDTAPVYPHSARGPRYTVSNGHEMAKPYVEVWNGTYHGSGPREEARAMCSVRTLEVNATANATITRRLHGVVTSRELHSSIQRLEVIIYGQMQQLWQSLDALRAQLGAREPLPDRRSVVFRFKPEG, via the exons atGTGGCGGGCTGTTCTGTATTCTAGTGCAATTATTGTCATTTTGGTGAGTCATCTCGACACAGCTCCAGTTTACCCACACT CAGCGCGTGGGCCGCGGTACACGGTCAGTAATGGGCACGAGATGGCGAAGCCCTACGTGGAGGTGTGGAACGGGACGTACCACGGCAGCGGGCCGCGCGAGGAGGCGCGCGCCATGTGCTCGGTGAGGACGCTGGAGGTGAACGCCACCGCCAACGCTACTATCACCAGGAGGCTGCATGGAGTCGTTACTTCAA GAGAGCTGCACAGCTCGATCCAGCGGCTAGAGGTGATCATATACGGGCAGATGCAACAGCTGTGGCAGAGCCTTGACGCGTTGCGCGCGCAGCTGGGCGCGCGCGAGCCGCTCCCGGACCGCCGGAGCGTCGTGTTCCGGTTCAAGCCGGAAGGGTAG